A DNA window from Methanomassiliicoccus sp. contains the following coding sequences:
- a CDS encoding redoxin domain-containing protein translates to MTDDGPKEGEKAPDFCLPEASETIVCLYEELKRSPMMLIFYPTDFGITCTLEFKRFKEMLPEFTAAGVRLLGISVNSTRSHRSWKEKMDMDIPLLCDTDAAVSKLYDVMSPEKSLLKGYSGRAIFIVDAEGIVTYKWVAADTHFQPDYDIILNKVRELQAPSL, encoded by the coding sequence ATGACCGACGACGGCCCCAAGGAGGGAGAGAAAGCCCCTGATTTCTGCCTGCCAGAAGCTTCAGAGACCATTGTATGCCTGTACGAAGAGCTGAAGAGAAGCCCCATGATGCTCATATTCTATCCCACCGACTTTGGCATCACCTGCACTCTGGAGTTCAAGCGGTTCAAGGAGATGCTTCCCGAGTTTACAGCGGCGGGAGTCAGGCTGCTAGGCATAAGCGTCAACAGCACAAGGAGCCACCGTTCCTGGAAGGAGAAGATGGATATGGACATACCGCTGCTCTGTGACACCGATGCCGCTGTCTCCAAGCTGTACGACGTGATGAGCCCCGAGAAAAGCCTGCTCAAGGGATACTCGGGCCGGGCCATCTTCATCGTCGATGCCGAGGGGATCGTAACCTATAAGTGGGTCGCGGCGGACACCCATTTCCAACCGGACTACGACATCATCCTGAACAAGGTCAGGGAACTCCAGGCCCCCTCGTTGTGA